A genomic segment from Actinomycetota bacterium encodes:
- a CDS encoding HAMP domain-containing histidine kinase: MLLKEALPSGYIERALDSVRGFLPRGNPLPPDVWTSRHRGFVIFLWVQAIGLVIFGVVREYGLLHSIAEGAIVAVAASLASLPNTGRVFRSVAATLGLMSASAILVHLSGGTIEAHFHFFVMVSLITLYQEWTPFLLSVGYVVLHHGIVGLIAPETVFNHPAAVQNPLKWALVHGAFILGASASGMLIWRRNEDLREREQVQTLANRSLSTFNSRVAHDLKNPLVSIQGAASVALTMLDSRDDLRLLLELIHRQADRGQSLVTSLLKLAQASGKPNPEPVSTRVFLDEIVADFPHLDVGIGEVPDTMFVDPIGLRQAISNLLVNAHRYASRGDSPPEVTIHGDEAPDGCRLIVRDDGPGIPDAETHTIFEPLVRGGGATGQGSGLGLSIVAAVAEAHGGRAWYEPAEGGGSEFWLYFPSPVSETPISRKNIESATA; this comes from the coding sequence ATGCTTCTGAAGGAAGCCCTCCCATCCGGATACATCGAACGCGCGTTGGACTCCGTCCGCGGCTTTCTTCCCCGAGGGAACCCTCTTCCTCCGGATGTGTGGACCTCCCGTCATCGCGGCTTCGTGATCTTCCTGTGGGTCCAAGCGATCGGCTTGGTCATCTTCGGCGTTGTCCGCGAATATGGCCTTCTCCACTCGATCGCTGAGGGTGCCATTGTCGCAGTGGCCGCCAGCCTGGCATCGCTGCCAAACACCGGCCGCGTATTTCGATCTGTCGCGGCCACGCTTGGGCTGATGAGCGCGTCCGCGATCCTCGTTCATCTCTCAGGCGGAACCATCGAGGCCCACTTCCACTTCTTCGTGATGGTCAGCTTGATCACGCTTTATCAGGAGTGGACGCCTTTCCTCCTTTCGGTCGGCTACGTCGTGCTCCATCACGGCATCGTCGGCCTGATTGCGCCCGAAACCGTCTTCAACCACCCAGCAGCCGTTCAGAACCCCTTGAAATGGGCTTTGGTGCATGGAGCATTCATCCTTGGCGCCAGCGCCTCCGGCATGCTGATATGGCGACGCAACGAAGACCTGCGAGAACGGGAACAGGTCCAGACTTTGGCCAACCGGTCTCTTAGTACCTTCAACTCGCGCGTCGCCCATGATCTGAAGAATCCGCTCGTGTCGATTCAAGGAGCCGCGTCTGTTGCATTGACGATGCTGGATTCCCGAGACGATCTGCGGCTGCTCCTCGAGCTGATCCACCGTCAGGCGGACCGCGGGCAATCTCTGGTGACCTCTCTTCTCAAGCTCGCGCAAGCGAGCGGCAAGCCGAACCCCGAGCCGGTCTCGACCCGGGTCTTCCTGGATGAGATCGTTGCCGACTTCCCGCATCTCGATGTCGGCATCGGAGAGGTCCCTGACACCATGTTCGTCGACCCGATCGGGTTGCGGCAAGCCATATCCAACCTGTTGGTGAACGCCCACCGCTATGCGTCCAGGGGAGACAGCCCTCCCGAGGTGACGATCCACGGTGATGAAGCGCCCGATGGGTGCCGGCTCATCGTTAGAGACGACGGCCCGGGCATCCCCGACGCGGAAACCCACACCATCTTCGAGCCACTGGTCAGAGGTGGCGGTGCAACGGGTCAGGGTTCCGGCTTGGGTCTTTCCATCGTCGCAGCCGTCGCTGAAGCGCACGGGGGCCGTGCGTGGTACGAGCCAGCTGAAGGCGGAGGGTCAGAATTCTGGTTGTACTTCCCTTCGCCGGTGAGCGAGACGCCCATCAGTCGAAAGAACATCGAGTCCGCAACCGCCTAA
- the tmk gene encoding dTMP kinase gives MRNGNFLRFFLAQFVSSLGDWIGVIAIAVFANKIRGPAAVGMVLTARVLPGFIMGPIGGVIADRWDRKKTMVVADLIRAAIIFSLPFFPNLLYLLIASVALESLTLVWGPAKDASLPHFVKPSELTHANSLSLIGVYAPWPVASLVYASLATFGVFLGRTVPALEGLTENTEALALWMDSLTFAFSAVMVATLTIPTTVNRAGHLDLKQIRRDLFEGLRFVVKHKQVRPWMLGIAFTFTAAGAVFSLGIGFVQDVLGGGDRGFAFLVGFLGTGMIIGLLAVGVLARFIQKDVLFSSSILLSGASLIGLASMNSLDTAIPLASTLGFFGGAAYSTAYSLMHENTTDELRGRTFSAAYTVIRIGTLLGLGIFPLIASALGDNTIAGVAVPGSRGTLWLAGLVAIGGGLVSMRAIGERSSQPTLVPAAERGSFIVFEGGEGAGKTTQMEALVRWLEARGEGVVTTREPGGTSIGNRIRDILLDPSAADMDARAEALLYAADRAQHVKDVILPALRAGKTVVSDRFVDSSLAYQGAARGLGIEEIYRISEWATGGLLPDVVFYLDIDPETGLGRIEQEPDRIESEKKEFHEKVSRGYLQLAQRFSSRFVVLDANRSPAQIHARVLEVLSDRNLGRVVSLSDASRTIGRPGPLPR, from the coding sequence TTGAGGAACGGGAACTTCCTGCGGTTCTTCCTCGCCCAGTTCGTGTCGAGCCTGGGCGATTGGATCGGCGTGATCGCCATCGCGGTGTTCGCCAACAAGATCCGTGGACCGGCCGCGGTCGGAATGGTCCTCACCGCCCGCGTCTTGCCGGGCTTCATCATGGGACCGATCGGTGGCGTCATCGCCGACCGCTGGGACCGCAAGAAGACCATGGTCGTGGCCGACCTCATCCGGGCCGCCATCATCTTCTCGCTCCCGTTCTTCCCGAATCTCCTCTACCTCTTGATCGCATCGGTTGCTCTGGAAAGCCTGACGCTCGTGTGGGGTCCGGCGAAGGACGCCTCTCTCCCACACTTCGTGAAGCCGTCGGAGCTCACGCACGCGAACTCGCTGTCGCTGATCGGCGTGTACGCGCCGTGGCCGGTCGCCTCCCTTGTCTACGCATCACTCGCGACATTCGGCGTCTTCCTCGGCCGCACCGTTCCCGCGCTCGAGGGGCTGACGGAGAACACCGAAGCTCTCGCGCTGTGGATGGACTCCCTGACGTTCGCGTTCTCCGCGGTCATGGTCGCGACGCTGACGATCCCGACGACCGTGAACCGCGCCGGCCACCTGGATCTCAAGCAGATCCGTCGCGACCTCTTCGAGGGGCTGAGGTTCGTCGTCAAGCACAAGCAAGTGCGACCCTGGATGCTGGGGATCGCCTTCACGTTCACAGCGGCCGGTGCGGTGTTCTCACTCGGGATCGGCTTCGTCCAAGACGTCCTGGGAGGAGGAGACCGCGGCTTCGCGTTCCTGGTGGGTTTCCTCGGCACCGGGATGATCATCGGACTGCTGGCGGTGGGCGTCCTTGCCCGCTTCATCCAGAAGGACGTGTTGTTCTCGTCGTCGATCCTGCTGTCGGGCGCGAGCTTGATCGGGCTCGCCAGCATGAACAGCCTCGACACCGCCATCCCGCTCGCGAGCACGCTCGGTTTCTTCGGGGGAGCCGCGTACTCGACCGCGTATTCGCTGATGCACGAGAACACCACCGACGAGCTGCGCGGACGAACGTTCAGCGCCGCATACACGGTGATCCGGATCGGGACGCTGTTGGGGCTCGGGATCTTTCCGCTCATCGCGAGCGCGCTCGGCGACAACACGATCGCGGGGGTGGCGGTGCCGGGAAGCCGAGGGACGCTCTGGCTCGCGGGTCTCGTCGCTATCGGTGGCGGCCTCGTCTCTATGCGGGCGATCGGTGAGCGCTCCTCGCAGCCGACCCTGGTGCCCGCTGCCGAGCGAGGCAGCTTCATCGTCTTCGAGGGCGGCGAGGGGGCAGGCAAGACGACTCAGATGGAGGCGCTCGTGCGGTGGCTCGAGGCTCGGGGCGAGGGCGTCGTGACCACGCGGGAGCCCGGCGGCACCAGCATCGGCAACCGGATCCGAGACATCCTGTTGGATCCGTCTGCGGCGGATATGGACGCTCGCGCGGAGGCGCTCCTCTATGCCGCCGACCGAGCCCAACACGTAAAGGACGTGATCCTGCCGGCGCTGCGCGCCGGGAAGACCGTGGTCTCCGACCGGTTCGTGGACTCGTCTCTCGCATACCAGGGCGCGGCCCGAGGCCTCGGGATCGAGGAGATCTATCGCATCAGCGAGTGGGCGACAGGAGGCCTCTTGCCCGACGTCGTCTTCTACCTCGACATCGACCCCGAGACGGGGCTCGGACGGATCGAACAGGAGCCCGACCGGATCGAGAGCGAGAAGAAGGAGTTCCACGAGAAGGTGTCCAGGGGCTACCTCCAGCTGGCTCAGCGATTCTCCTCGCGCTTCGTGGTCCTCGACGCGAACAGGTCTCCAGCGCAGATCCACGCGCGGGTCCTAGAGGTATTGAGCGACCGGAATCTCGGCCGCGTTGTGTCGCTAAGCGATGCCAGCCGCACGATCGGCCGGCCCGGGCCGCTGCCGCGATGA
- the holB gene encoding DNA polymerase III subunit delta', with the protein MTVWDPLRANASIDGLARQVSARDLAHAWLLLGPSGSDKAAAATAIAAAVNCEVAPGVGCGDCSTCLRILRHRHPDVHHIAPEGTFILVDQIRDSVISEASRSPFEGRSKVFIVEEADRMNPAAQNALLKTLEEPGPGTLFVLLSAREEELLDTIRSRCRAVHLHRVAEEHIARVLTSEGIPPERALLAARVCEGDLHRARALTSSDPMWDRRAFWLSIPRRLASPVDALDIAAEVVAEAREAVKERESQQKAEVADLAEAMGEGRGTAAARNALSKRHKRELRRVEESVLAEALDTLGAFYRDVLALRFGGEALANLDVMDDLRGWAESDLTDLALLQAVERCVTARASLSKNANVTLAVETTMLTLAQLAPPASKVGARR; encoded by the coding sequence ATGACCGTCTGGGATCCCCTGCGCGCCAACGCGTCGATCGATGGATTGGCGCGGCAGGTCTCGGCTCGGGACCTCGCCCACGCCTGGCTCCTGCTGGGGCCGAGCGGCTCCGATAAGGCGGCAGCCGCGACCGCAATCGCGGCGGCGGTGAACTGCGAGGTGGCCCCCGGGGTCGGGTGCGGAGACTGCTCCACTTGCTTGCGCATCCTTCGTCACCGCCACCCCGACGTGCACCACATCGCGCCCGAGGGGACCTTCATCCTGGTCGACCAGATCCGAGACAGCGTCATCTCGGAGGCATCGCGGTCGCCGTTCGAGGGCCGCAGCAAGGTCTTCATCGTGGAAGAGGCGGATCGGATGAACCCCGCCGCCCAGAACGCTCTGCTGAAGACGTTGGAAGAGCCGGGGCCGGGCACCCTGTTCGTCCTTCTCTCCGCGCGTGAGGAGGAGCTTCTCGACACGATCAGGTCCCGCTGCCGTGCGGTGCACCTCCATCGGGTAGCGGAGGAGCACATCGCCCGGGTTCTAACCTCCGAAGGGATACCACCGGAGCGAGCGCTGCTGGCGGCGCGCGTGTGCGAAGGCGACCTCCACCGCGCCCGGGCGCTGACGTCGTCGGACCCGATGTGGGATCGAAGGGCGTTCTGGCTGTCGATCCCGCGCCGTCTCGCGTCGCCGGTGGACGCGCTCGACATCGCGGCAGAGGTGGTCGCAGAGGCGCGTGAGGCCGTAAAGGAAAGAGAGTCGCAGCAGAAGGCCGAGGTCGCGGACCTCGCGGAGGCTATGGGGGAGGGCCGAGGGACGGCAGCGGCGAGGAACGCATTGTCGAAGCGGCACAAGCGAGAGCTCCGACGCGTGGAAGAGAGCGTGCTGGCGGAGGCGCTGGACACGCTCGGCGCGTTCTACCGAGACGTCCTCGCCCTCCGGTTCGGCGGGGAGGCGTTGGCGAACCTCGACGTCATGGACGACCTGCGCGGGTGGGCCGAATCGGATCTAACGGATCTCGCCCTGCTCCAAGCAGTCGAACGATGTGTCACCGCGAGAGCGTCGCTCTCGAAGAACGCGAACGTCACGCTCGCTGTCGAAACCACCATGTTGACCCTCGCTCAACTAGCCCCGCCGGCCTCGAAGGTCGGTGCCCGCCGATAG